In the genome of Pseudanabaena mucicola str. Chao 1806, the window TTACCTAGAGCTTCGGTTACATCATGGCATAAATGACGGATATTAGATGTATTTGCCTGCAAAGATAAGGAAATAGGATTTATTTGACTTAAATAGGTAGAATTTAGTTTATGGGTCTCATTAAAGTTGACCAATTGATTTTCATAGCTCATATTCTTGCTCCATGTTGGTAATTCATCAATGGGATTAACCACCCTACATAAGCAAAATGACAGCCTTAAATGAAACTACGGTGAAACTCTAGAATGAAGCTCTAGGACGAAAGAAAAGAAATCCTGACTGAATATGCGGTTATTGTTAGTTGAAGACGAGCCAGATTTGGCAAAAGCGATTTGTACTGCTCTACATGAACAGGGCTACGTGGTGGATTGGGCAGAAAATGGGCAAATTGCGTGGGATTATCTAGAAATCGTCAGCAATCATTACATCGTGGCAGTTATTGACTGGATGCTGCCCAAGCTATCGGGGCTGGAGCTATGCAAAATGATGCGCCAAAAGCATTACCCCTTACCAGTAATCATGCTTACGGCAAGGAATAGTATGGCGGATCGGGTTACGGGTTTAGATTCTGGAGCAGATGATTATTTGGTTAAACCGTTTGGAATGGAAGAGCTATTAGCCAGAATTAGAGCTTTGCAAAGGCGGACACCAACTTTTCAATCGCCACAGTTACAAGTGGGTTCGTTATTGTTGGATTATGGGGCTTTCACAGTCCAGAATACCGATGATCCAGA includes:
- the rppA gene encoding two-component system response regulator RppA is translated as MRLLLVEDEPDLAKAICTALHEQGYVVDWAENGQIAWDYLEIVSNHYIVAVIDWMLPKLSGLELCKMMRQKHYPLPVIMLTARNSMADRVTGLDSGADDYLVKPFGMEELLARIRALQRRTPTFQSPQLQVGSLLLDYGAFTVQNTDDPDTVPIVLTAKEFQLLEYFMQHPHQVLSQEQIRMRLWDLNDESISNVVAAQIRLLRRKLMECNYTKGIETIRGLGYRFNA